In one Erythrobacteraceae bacterium WH01K genomic region, the following are encoded:
- a CDS encoding catalase produces the protein MAKELDLSKGGANHQKPKGDDDVMTTAQGHPIADDQNWLTAGPRGPQLLEDQIAREKIFHFDHERIPERVVHARGYGVHGHFELKKAIPQYSRARIFNEEGIRVPTFTRFSTVAGNKGSPDLARDVRGFATKFYTQEGNWDLVGNNIPVFFIQDAIKFPDLIHAAKPAPDRGFPQAQTAHDNFWDFISLSPEAMNMVMWIMSDRTIPRSFRFMEGFGVHTFRLVNEKGESHFVKFHWKPKLGLQSVIWNEALKVNGMDPDFHRRDMWDAIDAGDFPQWDLGIQVFDEEFAEQFDFDVLDATKIIPEEQVPVEIIGTLTLDANVDNFFAETEQVAFCTQNLVPGIDHSDDPLLQGRNFSYLDTQLKRLGGPNFTHLPINASKCPVRHFQQDGHMAMTNPKGRVNYEPNSWGDGDGAQEDRGPRACPMKGFQSYEAQVEGPKMRVRSETFADHYSQARQFYISQTPVEQTHMANALTFELSKVGRMSIRKRMIGHLRHIDEGLAQEVADGIGLPELPEKVPAARDPITDLAESSALSILKNGPGNFKGRKLGIYIADGADADVVKALKDAATSAGGMVEIVAPHVAGAKLSDGKMMEADEKIDGGPSVTYDAVAVVMSEASAKRYNTDKPSIDFVNDAFAHAKFVAYVPAVKPLFETAGVWNWMDDGFVDVSSGKDAASAFIEKCGELRFWDRESVKQD, from the coding sequence ATGGCCAAGGAACTCGACCTTTCGAAAGGTGGCGCGAACCACCAGAAGCCCAAGGGTGACGACGACGTGATGACGACCGCGCAGGGTCATCCGATAGCCGACGACCAGAATTGGCTGACGGCCGGACCGCGTGGGCCCCAGCTGCTCGAAGACCAGATCGCGCGCGAGAAGATTTTCCATTTCGATCACGAGCGCATTCCCGAACGCGTCGTCCATGCGCGCGGCTATGGTGTGCATGGCCATTTCGAGCTGAAGAAAGCGATCCCGCAATATTCGCGGGCACGGATCTTCAACGAGGAAGGCATCAGGGTGCCCACCTTCACGCGTTTTTCCACCGTGGCCGGCAACAAGGGCTCGCCCGATCTTGCGCGCGACGTGCGTGGTTTCGCCACCAAGTTCTACACGCAGGAAGGCAACTGGGATCTCGTCGGCAACAACATTCCGGTGTTCTTCATCCAGGATGCGATCAAGTTCCCCGACCTGATCCACGCCGCCAAGCCCGCGCCCGATCGCGGCTTTCCGCAGGCGCAGACCGCGCACGACAATTTCTGGGACTTCATCAGCTTGAGCCCGGAGGCGATGAACATGGTCATGTGGATCATGTCAGACCGCACCATCCCGCGCTCGTTCCGCTTCATGGAAGGCTTTGGCGTGCACACCTTCCGCCTCGTCAACGAGAAGGGCGAGAGTCACTTCGTCAAATTCCATTGGAAGCCCAAGCTGGGCCTCCAGTCTGTGATCTGGAACGAGGCGCTCAAGGTCAACGGGATGGACCCCGACTTTCATCGCCGCGATATGTGGGATGCGATCGACGCAGGGGACTTCCCGCAGTGGGACCTGGGCATCCAGGTGTTCGACGAGGAATTCGCCGAGCAGTTCGATTTCGACGTGCTCGACGCGACCAAGATCATCCCCGAAGAGCAGGTCCCGGTCGAGATTATCGGTACGCTGACGCTTGACGCCAATGTCGACAATTTCTTTGCCGAGACCGAGCAGGTAGCATTTTGCACGCAGAACCTGGTGCCGGGTATCGACCATTCGGACGATCCGCTGCTGCAGGGGCGCAATTTCAGCTACCTCGACACGCAGCTGAAGCGGCTGGGCGGTCCCAACTTTACCCATTTGCCGATCAATGCGTCGAAGTGCCCGGTCCGCCATTTCCAGCAGGATGGCCATATGGCGATGACCAATCCCAAGGGCCGCGTGAATTACGAGCCTAACAGCTGGGGCGATGGCGACGGTGCCCAGGAAGATCGCGGACCGCGCGCTTGCCCGATGAAGGGATTCCAAAGCTACGAGGCGCAGGTGGAAGGGCCCAAGATGCGCGTGCGCAGCGAAACCTTTGCCGATCACTACAGCCAGGCGCGTCAGTTCTATATCAGCCAGACCCCGGTCGAGCAGACGCACATGGCGAACGCGCTGACTTTCGAGCTGTCCAAGGTGGGTCGCATGAGCATCCGCAAGCGGATGATCGGCCACTTGCGCCATATCGACGAAGGACTGGCGCAAGAGGTGGCCGACGGGATCGGCCTTCCCGAACTGCCCGAAAAGGTGCCTGCGGCCCGAGACCCGATCACCGATCTTGCCGAAAGCTCCGCGCTTTCGATCCTCAAGAACGGTCCCGGTAATTTCAAGGGTCGCAAGCTGGGCATCTATATTGCCGACGGGGCCGATGCGGATGTAGTCAAGGCGCTGAAGGATGCCGCGACCAGCGCTGGCGGCATGGTCGAGATCGTCGCACCGCACGTGGCCGGTGCCAAGCTGTCCGACGGCAAGATGATGGAAGCCGACGAGAAGATCGATGGCGGTCCCTCGGTCACCTACGATGCGGTGGCCGTGGTGATGAGCGAGGCTTCGGCTAAGCGCTACAACACCGACAAGCCGAGCATCGACTTCGTCAACGACGCCTTTGCCCATGCGAAATTTGTCGCCTACGTCCCCGCGGTCAAACCCCTCTTCGAGACGGCAGGCGTGTGGAACTGGATGGACGACGGCTTCGTCGATGTCTCGTCCGGCAAGGATGCGGCCAGCGCCTTCATCGAGAAGTGCGGCGAGCTGCGCTTCTGGGACCGCGAGAGCGTGAAGCAGGACTGA
- a CDS encoding SRPBCC family protein, which produces MRNNREIGIAGTVAAAGVALGAVAFGAFLSRRHDGGGDDAPKIARRKNQGEHALVGRTVTIRKPAAELYAYWRDFGNLPEFMENVERISKQDGTKGHTTWTIKAPAGTTVDLKTEIADDVENERIAWASVEGSDIETSGEVTFTEAPGDRGTRVSLRIEYDAPGGVIGRGIAKVFLREPEVQARHDLKRFKMLMETGEIATSAHRKSETRKAKQQENG; this is translated from the coding sequence ATGAGAAACAATCGAGAAATCGGCATTGCGGGCACTGTCGCCGCCGCGGGCGTGGCGCTGGGCGCCGTGGCCTTCGGCGCCTTCCTCTCCCGTCGGCATGACGGCGGCGGCGACGATGCGCCGAAAATCGCTCGCCGGAAAAATCAGGGTGAACACGCGCTGGTGGGCCGCACGGTCACCATCCGCAAGCCCGCCGCCGAGCTGTATGCCTATTGGCGGGACTTCGGAAATTTGCCGGAGTTCATGGAGAACGTCGAGCGGATCTCCAAGCAGGACGGAACGAAGGGCCATACGACCTGGACGATCAAGGCGCCCGCCGGGACGACGGTCGACCTGAAGACCGAGATTGCCGACGATGTCGAAAACGAACGCATCGCCTGGGCCTCCGTCGAAGGCTCGGATATCGAGACCAGCGGCGAGGTGACTTTCACCGAGGCTCCCGGCGATCGCGGCACCCGCGTCTCGCTTCGGATCGAATACGATGCGCCGGGCGGCGTCATCGGGCGCGGGATTGCCAAGGTCTTCCTGCGCGAACCCGAAGTGCAGGCCCGGCACGACCTCAAGCGTTTCAAGATGCTGATGGAAACGGGCGAGATTGCCACATCGGCGCATCGCAAGAGCGAAACGCGCAAAGCAAAACAGCAGGAGAACGGATAA
- a CDS encoding glutathione-dependent formaldehyde dehydrogenase, translating to MRALTWHGTHDVRVDSVPDPEIINPRDAILKITSTAICGSDLHLYDGVIPGVAPGDVLGHEFMGEVVETGKDSTLKKGQRVVVPFTISCGGCFHCQIKQYSACENSNPAEKQDMSATLYGHPMAALFGYSHLTGGYSGGQAEYVRVPFSDVGPIVIPDHLEDEKVLFLSDILPTGWMGAENADIQPDDTVAVWGCGPVGLFAIQSAIIMGASKVIAIDHYPHRLELAKQLGAEVINFKTTEVREALMEMSGGIGVDAVIDAVGMESHGFAVDNMLDMVKQTVGMGADRAAALKQAILAVRPGGRVSIPGVYGGMTDKFPLGALMEKGLQVRAGQTHVQRYTKPLLDKIEDGTIDTTFLISHRLPLEDAPRGYKNFREEQDSWTKVVLKPGMDAGAPA from the coding sequence ATGCGTGCACTTACATGGCACGGAACGCACGACGTCCGCGTGGACAGCGTGCCCGATCCCGAAATCATCAACCCGCGCGACGCGATCCTCAAGATCACCTCCACCGCGATCTGCGGTTCGGACCTGCACCTGTATGACGGCGTCATCCCCGGCGTGGCTCCGGGCGACGTGCTCGGCCACGAATTCATGGGCGAAGTCGTCGAAACCGGCAAGGACAGCACGCTGAAAAAGGGCCAGCGCGTAGTTGTACCCTTCACCATCAGCTGCGGCGGTTGCTTCCACTGCCAGATCAAGCAATACTCCGCATGCGAGAATTCCAACCCGGCTGAAAAGCAGGACATGTCGGCCACGCTTTACGGCCATCCGATGGCTGCGCTGTTCGGCTATTCACACCTCACGGGCGGCTATTCGGGCGGTCAGGCCGAATATGTCCGCGTGCCGTTTTCCGATGTCGGACCGATCGTGATCCCCGACCATCTCGAAGACGAGAAGGTGCTGTTCCTCTCCGATATCCTGCCGACCGGCTGGATGGGTGCGGAGAACGCCGATATCCAGCCCGACGACACGGTCGCCGTGTGGGGCTGCGGCCCGGTGGGGCTTTTCGCGATCCAGTCGGCCATCATCATGGGCGCGAGCAAGGTGATCGCGATCGACCACTATCCGCACCGGCTCGAACTGGCCAAGCAGCTCGGCGCGGAGGTAATCAATTTCAAGACCACCGAAGTGCGTGAGGCATTGATGGAAATGTCGGGCGGGATCGGCGTGGACGCCGTGATCGATGCGGTCGGCATGGAATCGCACGGTTTCGCGGTCGACAACATGCTCGACATGGTCAAGCAGACCGTCGGCATGGGCGCGGACCGTGCAGCGGCGCTCAAGCAGGCGATCCTGGCGGTCCGGCCCGGAGGGCGCGTCTCGATCCCCGGCGTGTATGGCGGGATGACCGACAAGTTTCCGCTGGGCGCGCTGATGGAAAAGGGGTTGCAGGTGCGTGCCGGCCAGACGCACGTACAGCGCTATACCAAGCCGCTGCTCGACAAGATCGAGGATGGCACCATCGACACGACCTTCCTCATCTCCCACCGCCTGCCGCTGGAAGACGCCCCGCGCGGCTACAAGAACTTCCGCGAGGAACAGGACAGCTGGACCAAGGTCGTTCTCAAGCCCGGTATGGATGCGGGGGCCCCCGCATGA
- a CDS encoding SDR family NAD(P)-dependent oxidoreductase produces the protein MVTGASSGIGLELAKLAAKDGVALLLVADRDLEPAEATLRDCGAALVEMIETDLGTETGIEALMNSIGERDVDVLVANAGHGLGDAFFLQQWKAIAHVIDTNVKGTVSLVHRVGARMVLRGQGRILVTGSIAGDMPDAYQLVYNSTKAFVNDFCVGLANEIKHTDVVISCLMPGVTDTQFFERAGMEDTQAGQMDSKSNPAKVARDGYHALLKGETQEVSGLINKVQDIFADILPDELVLQIHRRLALPER, from the coding sequence GTGGTCACCGGTGCATCGAGCGGTATCGGATTGGAACTGGCGAAACTGGCAGCGAAGGATGGCGTCGCCCTACTGCTCGTTGCCGATCGCGATCTAGAGCCTGCCGAAGCGACCCTGCGCGATTGCGGCGCCGCTTTGGTCGAGATGATCGAGACCGACCTCGGCACCGAAACGGGGATCGAGGCCCTGATGAACAGTATTGGCGAGCGCGATGTCGACGTGCTGGTCGCCAACGCAGGCCACGGCCTGGGCGATGCATTCTTCCTTCAGCAGTGGAAGGCCATCGCGCATGTGATCGACACGAACGTTAAGGGCACGGTGTCGCTGGTCCACAGGGTCGGCGCGCGCATGGTCCTGCGCGGCCAGGGGCGGATTCTGGTAACCGGGTCGATTGCGGGCGACATGCCCGACGCGTATCAGTTGGTCTATAATTCGACCAAGGCCTTCGTGAATGATTTCTGCGTCGGCCTGGCGAACGAGATCAAGCACACCGATGTCGTGATATCCTGTCTGATGCCAGGCGTGACCGACACGCAGTTCTTCGAGCGCGCCGGGATGGAAGACACGCAGGCCGGGCAGATGGACAGCAAGTCCAATCCGGCAAAGGTCGCGCGCGATGGCTATCACGCGCTCCTCAAAGGCGAGACGCAGGAGGTTAGCGGCCTCATCAACAAAGTGCAGGACATCTTCGCCGACATTCTCCCAGACGAACTGGTCCTACAGATACATCGACGCCTAGCGCTGCCCGAACGCTAG
- a CDS encoding curli assembly protein CsgF, whose translation MTFRPFYICALGAVAFGAGSAAAQDLVYEPISPTNGGNPFNSAHILGTANAQNDYRDPRSTTTNSQADIFARQLQSRLLSALSSQIVDAIFGDNPQESGTISFGGQTIDFFRSLDSVTLEIRNDETGEETRIVIPLFIEVN comes from the coding sequence GTGACTTTCAGGCCATTCTACATTTGCGCTCTGGGCGCAGTCGCGTTCGGTGCTGGCAGCGCTGCTGCTCAGGATTTGGTCTACGAACCGATCAGTCCGACAAATGGTGGCAATCCGTTCAATTCGGCACACATACTCGGCACGGCGAACGCGCAGAACGATTATCGCGATCCGCGAAGCACAACCACCAATTCACAAGCCGACATTTTTGCGCGGCAATTGCAATCGCGACTGTTGTCGGCTCTCTCGTCTCAGATCGTCGATGCGATTTTCGGAGATAATCCGCAGGAGAGTGGGACAATCAGCTTCGGTGGCCAGACCATCGACTTCTTCCGTTCGCTGGATTCCGTCACCCTCGAAATCAGGAACGACGAGACGGGCGAAGAAACCCGCATCGTGATCCCGCTTTTCATCGAGGTGAACTGA
- a CDS encoding CsgG/HfaB family protein, protein MRYVRTSILGLAAASLAGCMSVGDDGRDFIPPKTSLAYFPKKTQTQNLLNGLPAPERQVAIAVYGFTDQTGQFKPTTSGQTLSRAVTQGASSMLVRALQETGQRQWFTVVERERLDNLLKERQIISEMRKRYLGEQETDPNALPALLFAGVLLEGGIVGYDSNTVTGGAGAAFLGIGARQEYRQDTVTVYLRAVSVRTGEVLTNVTASKTIASQAIGASAFRFVAFKELLEAEAGITSNEPDQVALQQAIEKAVYGLVLEGVELDLWRFDDMEGAAAIRQHYLAEKNGIYDAGDVQRAVRRAGAVSALKVIDTGEEDDDDS, encoded by the coding sequence ATGCGGTACGTTCGCACGTCAATCCTGGGTCTTGCGGCTGCCTCGCTCGCCGGGTGCATGAGCGTGGGCGACGATGGACGCGACTTCATCCCGCCGAAGACCAGTCTCGCCTATTTCCCCAAGAAAACCCAGACGCAGAACCTCCTCAACGGGCTTCCCGCGCCGGAACGCCAGGTGGCGATCGCCGTATACGGTTTCACCGACCAGACCGGCCAGTTCAAGCCGACGACCAGTGGGCAAACGCTTTCCCGGGCCGTGACGCAGGGCGCCAGCTCGATGCTGGTTCGCGCGCTGCAGGAAACGGGGCAGCGCCAGTGGTTCACCGTCGTCGAGCGCGAGCGCCTCGATAACCTGCTCAAGGAACGCCAGATCATTAGCGAGATGCGCAAACGCTATCTCGGGGAGCAGGAAACCGATCCTAACGCCCTGCCCGCCCTGCTTTTTGCCGGTGTCCTGTTGGAAGGCGGGATCGTCGGCTACGACAGCAATACGGTCACCGGCGGCGCCGGCGCGGCGTTCTTGGGTATTGGTGCCCGACAGGAATACCGCCAGGACACCGTCACCGTTTATCTGCGCGCCGTCTCTGTGCGGACGGGCGAGGTGCTGACCAATGTCACCGCATCCAAGACGATTGCGAGCCAAGCCATCGGGGCCAGCGCTTTCCGCTTCGTAGCGTTCAAGGAACTGCTGGAGGCGGAAGCCGGAATCACGTCGAACGAACCGGATCAGGTGGCCCTGCAGCAAGCGATCGAAAAGGCTGTCTACGGACTGGTTCTGGAAGGCGTGGAACTCGACTTGTGGCGATTTGACGACATGGAGGGGGCGGCTGCGATAAGGCAGCATTACCTCGCCGAGAAGAACGGAATTTACGATGCCGGCGATGTCCAGCGCGCAGTCAGGCGTGCAGGCGCCGTCTCGGCACTGAAAGTCATCGACACCGGCGAGGAGGATGACGACGATTCTTGA
- the csgH gene encoding curli-like amyloid fiber formation chaperone CsgH, with product MNTTKALSMEVSDSGNEAEIEIIANSGIAQSVEYEIEITGQSRAVHKGRTDLAAGSTHTLSRFRVSYADEWCARLSVKEQAGSEYVLFAGTCEQTDPVSN from the coding sequence ATGAACACCACGAAAGCACTTTCGATGGAAGTTTCGGACAGCGGAAACGAAGCGGAAATCGAGATCATTGCCAATTCCGGCATCGCTCAGTCCGTGGAGTACGAGATCGAAATCACGGGCCAGTCGCGCGCAGTCCACAAGGGGCGCACGGATTTGGCGGCTGGGAGCACCCACACCCTTTCCCGTTTCAGGGTTTCGTATGCCGACGAGTGGTGCGCGCGGCTGTCTGTAAAAGAACAGGCAGGCTCCGAGTACGTCCTCTTTGCCGGCACATGCGAGCAGACAGATCCGGTATCGAACTGA
- a CDS encoding DUF3489 domain-containing protein, which yields MTNQTTKKATGSTTTASRENSARPRETKIGKIVTLLERKDGATLEEMIGVTGWLPHTTRAALTGLKKKGHTIERDKRGDAACYRITRSA from the coding sequence ATGACGAATCAGACTACCAAGAAGGCGACCGGCTCCACGACTACCGCCAGCCGGGAAAATAGTGCGCGGCCGCGCGAGACCAAGATCGGTAAGATCGTTACGCTGCTCGAGCGCAAGGACGGCGCAACGCTCGAGGAGATGATAGGGGTCACGGGCTGGCTACCGCACACCACGCGGGCAGCGCTGACGGGGCTAAAGAAGAAGGGGCACACGATCGAACGCGACAAGCGGGGCGATGCGGCTTGCTACCGCATCACTAGGAGCGCGTGA
- a CDS encoding DUF2924 domain-containing protein: MANLEDQLANLNTLAKGDLKDRWAKLTGRPVPQVSAKLLRLALAYELQAKALGGLPRKTRQRLDQAVAARTRTSDVRPGMRLAREFGGKVHVVTIGEGGEIRWNEREWRSLSEVARAITGTRWSGPAFFGLKQRRKAA; the protein is encoded by the coding sequence ATGGCGAACCTCGAAGACCAGCTTGCGAACCTGAACACGCTGGCGAAGGGAGACCTCAAGGACCGGTGGGCAAAGCTCACCGGTCGCCCGGTCCCGCAAGTCAGCGCCAAGCTGCTCCGCTTGGCGCTCGCCTACGAACTGCAGGCCAAAGCGCTCGGTGGCTTGCCGCGCAAGACAAGGCAGCGGCTCGACCAGGCGGTGGCAGCGAGGACCCGGACAAGCGATGTACGTCCCGGCATGCGGCTCGCCCGCGAGTTCGGCGGCAAGGTCCACGTAGTCACCATCGGCGAAGGCGGCGAGATCCGATGGAACGAGCGCGAATGGCGCTCGCTGAGCGAGGTGGCCCGCGCGATCACCGGGACGCGGTGGTCGGGCCCTGCCTTCTTCGGCCTCAAGCAGAGGAGGAAGGCAGCATGA
- a CDS encoding recombinase family protein has product MRKVRCAIYTRKSSEEGLEQDFNSLHAQREACAAYILSHASEGWSLLDEEYDDGGLSGGTLERPALQRLLTDIEVGKVDIVVVYKVDRLTRSLIDFAKLVETMDKAEVSFVSVTQSFNTTNSMGRLTLNMLLSFAQFEREVTAERIRDKIAASKAKGMWMGGVPPIGYEPDGRSLKIVEEHASLVREVFALYLELGNVRLVAEQMREQEIHSPRRVLATGREIGGGPLTRGQIYKLLANPVYLGEIHHKGQVYDGKHEPIVDRATWDRVQAMLAANLQGEERKSRTRSPSLLAGSVFDEHGEPLVASHACKGKVRYRYYVSRSLQHAGDEHNETGIRIPASELEGAVTKRVAEALRDPITLLADAGLPIEAGRLPSINRTCAELAEQVSSKDRRLLNELVERIVVRANVIEIALSGLALLARLGYAAEESCRVVLKSEVKLSRSGRALRLVQADGKPATLASADPGLVQLLVRARKWWARLSSGEADIATIARDEKVNDSWISRVVRLNFLAPAIVDAILSGSQPIAVSAATLRSADLPTRWDEQLAYFNM; this is encoded by the coding sequence ATGAGAAAGGTCCGCTGCGCGATCTACACCCGCAAGTCCTCCGAGGAAGGTCTTGAGCAGGACTTCAACTCGCTCCATGCCCAGCGCGAGGCTTGTGCCGCGTATATACTGAGCCACGCATCGGAAGGCTGGTCGCTGCTCGATGAAGAATACGATGATGGCGGGCTTTCGGGCGGAACGCTCGAGCGACCTGCCCTCCAGCGCCTGCTAACCGATATAGAGGTGGGGAAGGTCGACATCGTCGTGGTCTACAAGGTCGACCGGCTGACACGCTCGCTTATCGACTTCGCCAAGCTGGTCGAGACGATGGACAAGGCCGAGGTTAGCTTCGTCTCGGTCACCCAGTCGTTCAACACCACCAACTCGATGGGACGGCTCACGCTCAACATGCTGCTGAGCTTCGCCCAGTTCGAGCGCGAGGTCACCGCCGAGCGCATCCGCGACAAGATCGCCGCCTCGAAGGCCAAGGGCATGTGGATGGGCGGCGTCCCGCCGATCGGCTACGAGCCTGATGGCCGTAGCCTCAAGATCGTCGAGGAACATGCATCGCTCGTGAGAGAGGTCTTCGCGCTATACCTCGAACTAGGGAATGTCCGGCTGGTGGCCGAACAGATGCGCGAGCAAGAGATCCATTCGCCGCGCCGCGTGCTGGCCACCGGCAGGGAGATCGGCGGAGGACCGCTGACGCGCGGCCAGATATACAAGTTGCTCGCCAACCCGGTCTACCTCGGCGAAATCCACCACAAGGGGCAGGTTTATGATGGCAAGCACGAGCCCATTGTCGACCGGGCGACCTGGGACCGTGTACAGGCCATGCTCGCGGCCAACCTGCAAGGCGAGGAGCGTAAGTCCCGGACAAGGTCACCAAGCCTGCTCGCTGGATCCGTCTTCGACGAGCACGGCGAGCCACTCGTCGCAAGCCATGCCTGCAAGGGAAAGGTTCGCTACCGCTACTACGTCAGTCGATCGCTGCAACACGCCGGGGACGAGCACAACGAGACTGGCATCCGTATCCCAGCCAGCGAACTCGAAGGCGCAGTAACCAAGCGCGTGGCCGAGGCGCTGCGCGACCCGATCACGCTGCTCGCGGATGCTGGCCTACCGATCGAGGCCGGGAGACTGCCATCGATCAACCGGACATGCGCCGAGCTTGCGGAACAGGTCTCATCCAAGGACCGGCGCCTTTTGAACGAGCTGGTAGAGCGGATCGTAGTCAGAGCGAATGTAATCGAGATAGCGCTCAGCGGCCTGGCCCTGCTGGCCCGGCTCGGATATGCAGCGGAAGAATCTTGCCGCGTCGTACTCAAGTCCGAGGTAAAGCTTAGTCGCAGCGGACGCGCGCTGCGGCTCGTCCAGGCAGATGGCAAGCCCGCGACACTCGCCTCCGCCGATCCCGGGCTAGTCCAGCTGCTGGTTCGCGCGCGCAAATGGTGGGCTCGCCTTTCTAGCGGGGAAGCCGACATCGCCACCATCGCCCGTGACGAGAAGGTCAACGATTCGTGGATTTCGCGGGTGGTAAGGCTGAACTTCCTCGCACCGGCCATCGTCGATGCCATCCTCTCTGGATCGCAGCCTATCGCGGTCTCGGCAGCGACCTTGCGCTCCGCCGATCTCCCGACAAGATGGGATGAGCAGCTCGCCTACTTCAACATGTAG